Sequence from the Longimicrobiales bacterium genome:
CTCACGCCACGTCGTCTGCTCCTCCTTGAAACCGACGTAGTGGTCGAGCGCGATGAGCAACGGCACCATGGCGAGCATCAGGAGCGCCAGCCTGAAGCGATCCATGTAGAAGCCGAGCCACCACATCTCCATCGTCATCAGGAGAGGCAGCGAGAAGAAGATGGCGCCGCCGAATGCACGTGCGAGTCCCGTCAGGAACAGCGTCGTGCGTGTTCGGGTGTCGGCGTTCCTCATCCCGTTCCTCGATGTCGTCGGGTGCAGCAGGCAATCAGCATGACGTGTGCCGTGGCGAGTGCCCGCTGAACGTCTCGGTCATCGTCCGCTTCACCAACGCCGGATCGCAGCGTTCCGGACCAGCTGCTGCCGATCTCCGACGTGCGCACGCTCGAGGAGTTGGCCCCTGCCGGGGCGACTCCCTTGACTATTCGAAAGGAGGGATTCACCTTTCCTTTCGAAACGCCGAGGGAACGCGGCCATATACGACCGGAGCGGACATGGGAGAGACGACGCGCGGCGATGTCATCAAGGGCACACTGGACATGCTGGTTCTGCAGACGCTGCAGCTCGGTGCGATGCACGGGTGGGGGATCACGGAGCTGCTGGAGCAGCGCTCGGATCGAGTGCTGCAGATCGGGCAGGGATCGCTGTACCCGGCGCTGTATCGGCTCGAGCGGCAGGGGCTGGTGACGTCCGAGTGGCGGGTGACGGAGAACAATCGCCGTGCGCGGTACTACTCGCTCACGCGAGCGGGTCGCGAGCGGCTGCGGCAGGAGCGGGCGGAGTGGCAGCGCGTTTCGCGGGCGGTGAGCCAGGTAATGCAGCTGGACGGGTAACGAATCCGGCGCGGAGACGAACCTCATGTGGCGAGTGCGGTCATGGCTGGTCTCGGAGTGGCGGCGTATTGCGGGTGTGCGCGGGCGCGAGGC
This genomic interval carries:
- a CDS encoding DUF2391 family protein, whose translation is MRNADTRTRTTLFLTGLARAFGGAIFFSLPLLMTMEMWWLGFYMDRFRLALLMLAMVPLLIALDHYVGFKEEQTTWRE
- a CDS encoding PadR family transcriptional regulator — protein: MGETTRGDVIKGTLDMLVLQTLQLGAMHGWGITELLEQRSDRVLQIGQGSLYPALYRLERQGLVTSEWRVTENNRRARYYSLTRAGRERLRQERAEWQRVSRAVSQVMQLDG